ACAATGCCTTCGACGCCGGTTTTGAGCATTTTAAAGAGGTCTTCGTCGTTAAGCTCTTCTTTGGAGGCCAGGGCCATGCCGCTGCGCATGAAAAAGGTTCCGTAAAGGGGGCCGCTGGCGCCGCCAACGCTGGAGATGAGGGTCATGCCGGTGGTCTTGAGGATATTGCCAATGTCTTTGTCGGCGACGGTGGGCAATTTTTCGATGACCTTGTCAAAACCACGTGTCATGTTGATCCCGTGATCGGCGTCACCGATGGCGGCGTCCAATTGGGTGAGGTATTCTTTGTTGTCGCGCATGACAACGGCCGTTGCCTCTAACCAGCGGACAATCTGATCTCTGGTGACCATAATGCCGTCCTTTGATAGTTGATAGTTAATAGTTGTTAGTTGTTAGTTGATAGGTCACTATCAACTGTCCACTATCCACTACCAACTGCTCCTAAGCGCCCCAGCGCAGACCGGGAGTTACGACTGGCGCATCCCAGAATTTGAGGATTTCCTCGTCGGCTTTCAGCAGGGTGATGGAACAGCCTTGCATTTCCAACGAGGTGATGTAAGGGCCAATCAGGTTGCGGACGATGGTGAGACCTTTGGCTTCGCAGATTTGCGCCAGTTTGCGATAGATGGCATACAGTTCCGAGACCGGCGTGCCGCCCATGCTGTTGACGAAGGCAATGATTTGATCACCGGCTTGCAGCGGCGGGTCGGTCAGTTGTACGTCTACCCAATCGCCGGCGTCGTTGTCCCATTCACGAACGGTTCGGCTGTAGGGGCCGTCGTCAATGATCGCCAGGGCCATCATTTCGGTGATTTCATCGGCGGTTGTCATGGGCAGGCGTTCGCGGCCTGGTTCGCCATGAATGCCAATGCCGATTTCAAATTCGTTGTCGCCAAGTTCAAAAGTGGGTTTGCCAGCCGCAGGAACGGTGCAAGAAGTAAGAGCCATGCCCAGGGAACGGCCGTTCTGATTCACTTTACGGGCCAGATCCGCACATTGATCCAGGGTATACCCGGCTTCGGCGGCCGCGCCGACGATCTTTTCTACCAACACGGTTGTGCCCACACCACGGCGGCCGGCCGTATATAGGCTGTCTTTCACAGCGGCGTCATCGTCAATGAGAATGCTCTGCACTTTCATGCCGTCGGCATAGGCCATTTCTGCGGCCGATTCAAAATTCAACACGTCACCGGTGTAGTTCTTCACCAGAAACAACACACCCGCGCCCCCGTCTACGGCTTTGGCGGCTTCATACATCTGGTCCGGTGTTGGCGATGTAAAGACCTCGCCCGGACAGGCCGCGTCCAGCATACCCTTGCCTACGAACCCACCGTGCATGGGTTCGTGGCCGCTGCCGCCACCGGAAATGAGGGCAACTTTACCCTGGACCGGCGCGTCGGCGCGTACAACATACTTGGGTTCAAAGTACACCTTCAGCATGTCTGGATGGGCGACTGCCATGCCTTCGAGTTGTTCTTTCACCACATCATCAATGGCATTGATCAATTTTTTCATGGGACTCTCCTTACTTCTTGGCCGGGTTTGCTGCGGCCGTTTTTGCGCCGCAGCAAACCCGTTTTTGTGAAACGTCTAAAGTTATTTCTTTTCCGGTAAGAAAGGCGTCACGAATGCGTCGTAGGCGAAGACCCCAATGGCGCCGGAGATGGCCGGAACCAATACCGGTACAATTAACCAGTAGAGGCCATCAAAGAGGCCTTTTGTGCCGACGAGAGCGCCGAAAATACGGGGGCCGAGGTCACGGGCAGGGTTGATGGAGTAACCACTGGGACCACCCAGAGACAAACCAACTGCCAGGACGGTGAAGCCAACCAGGAAAGGCCCCATGTTGTTCTTCAGGCCCAGGTTGCGTTCGTCGCCGCTGGCTAACACACCCCACAACAGCATCATTGTGCCAAAGAATTCGGCGATGCCGGCCGTGAGCATGCTGTAGCTGCCGGTGCTGGTCATCGGTGTGGCGGAAAAAGCGGAACCAAAAACGGAGCCGGGGCCGGTGGACCAGACGTTGGGCATACCGGCGGCAACCAGACCATCGCGGTAGACCAGGTAAACGCCCAGAGCGCCCAGGAACGCGCCAATG
This DNA window, taken from Candidatus Leptovillus gracilis, encodes the following:
- a CDS encoding MIP family channel protein, with translation MKKNGLTGELVGEIFGTFVLILLGDGVVANVGLAPRLAAPAYNWNTITVGWAFAVVVAVYISGGVSGAHLNPAVTIALAAKRGFPWAKVGPYIVAQFIGAFLGALGVYLVYRDGLVAAGMPNVWSTGPGSVFGSAFSATPMTSTGSYSMLTAGIAEFFGTMMLLWGVLASGDERNLGLKNNMGPFLVGFTVLAVGLSLGGPSGYSINPARDLGPRIFGALVGTKGLFDGLYWLIVPVLVPAISGAIGVFAYDAFVTPFLPEKK
- the dhaK gene encoding dihydroxyacetone kinase subunit DhaK; the protein is MKKLINAIDDVVKEQLEGMAVAHPDMLKVYFEPKYVVRADAPVQGKVALISGGGSGHEPMHGGFVGKGMLDAACPGEVFTSPTPDQMYEAAKAVDGGAGVLFLVKNYTGDVLNFESAAEMAYADGMKVQSILIDDDAAVKDSLYTAGRRGVGTTVLVEKIVGAAAEAGYTLDQCADLARKVNQNGRSLGMALTSCTVPAAGKPTFELGDNEFEIGIGIHGEPGRERLPMTTADEITEMMALAIIDDGPYSRTVREWDNDAGDWVDVQLTDPPLQAGDQIIAFVNSMGGTPVSELYAIYRKLAQICEAKGLTIVRNLIGPYITSLEMQGCSITLLKADEEILKFWDAPVVTPGLRWGA
- the dhaL gene encoding dihydroxyacetone kinase ADP-binding subunit DhaL, which encodes MVTRDQIVRWLEATAVVMRDNKEYLTQLDAAIGDADHGINMTRGFDKVIEKLPTVADKDIGNILKTTGMTLISSVGGASGPLYGTFFMRSGMALASKEELNDEDLFKMLKTGVEGIVQRGRAQLEDKTMFDAWSPALDAMQAALDAGHDTHTTLKAATDAAEQGMKGTIPLIARKGRASYLGERSRGHQDPGATSSYLMLKALLDVLES